The following proteins come from a genomic window of Corynebacterium crudilactis:
- the pth gene encoding aminoacyl-tRNA hydrolase, whose translation MTSVSFLSKIQALFAPKPELPAAKWLVVGLGNPGAKYESTRHNVGYMCQDMLIDAHQQQPLTPATGYKALTTQLAPGVLAVRSTTFMNHSGQGVAPIAAALGIPAERIIVIHDELDLPAGKVRLKKGGNENGHNGLKSLTEELGTRDYLRVRIGISRPPAGMAVPDYVLEPVDHDQPGIELAAEAVDLLLAEGLSAAQNTIHSR comes from the coding sequence ATGACTTCCGTGAGTTTTTTGTCTAAAATCCAAGCACTGTTTGCCCCCAAGCCTGAACTTCCCGCCGCCAAATGGCTGGTCGTGGGCCTGGGCAACCCCGGCGCCAAGTACGAATCCACCCGGCACAACGTCGGTTACATGTGCCAAGACATGCTTATCGACGCCCACCAGCAGCAGCCCCTTACCCCCGCCACGGGCTACAAGGCCCTAACAACGCAGCTCGCACCAGGGGTGCTCGCCGTTCGATCCACCACTTTTATGAACCACTCCGGCCAAGGTGTCGCGCCGATCGCCGCAGCGTTGGGTATCCCGGCAGAGCGCATCATCGTGATCCACGACGAGCTCGATCTGCCCGCTGGAAAAGTACGCCTGAAAAAGGGCGGAAACGAAAACGGTCACAACGGCCTGAAATCCCTCACGGAAGAACTTGGCACCAGAGATTACCTGCGGGTTCGCATCGGAATTTCACGACCTCCAGCAGGGATGGCCGTGCCCGACTATGTTTTAGAACCAGTCGATCACGACCAGCCAGGCATTGAGCTGGCCGCCGAGGCAGTGGATTTGCTGCTGGCCGAAGGACTATCCGCTGCCCAAAACACCATTCACAGCCGCTAA
- the urtB gene encoding urea ABC transporter permease subunit UrtB → MDILLNQLVAGLSVGSVLLLVAVGLSLTFGQMGVINMAHGEFIMVGAYTAYVVQLVVGSAGLSLLISIPLAFTIGGLFGVLLEQFLLKYLYHRPLDTLLATFGVGLILQQLARNIFGAPAVDVRAPEFLRGNVEVLGVLVPTARLFILALAIASVTALAVFLNRTAWGRRIRAVVLNRDLAETAGIDTRATDRMTFFVGSGLAGIAGVAITLIGATGPTIGQNYIVDAFLVVAAGGIGRVKGAVIMAFVLGITQAFVEYTTGASIAKFIVLIAVVAFLQFRPQGLFQTQTRSLV, encoded by the coding sequence ATGGACATTTTGCTCAATCAGCTCGTAGCCGGGCTTTCAGTTGGATCGGTCCTTCTATTGGTCGCAGTGGGATTGTCACTGACCTTTGGACAGATGGGCGTTATTAATATGGCGCACGGAGAGTTCATCATGGTCGGCGCATACACCGCATATGTGGTGCAGCTGGTCGTCGGTTCTGCCGGTTTATCCCTACTGATCAGCATTCCGCTGGCGTTTACTATCGGTGGGCTTTTCGGAGTTCTCCTCGAACAATTCCTGCTGAAGTATCTTTATCACAGGCCACTAGACACGCTGCTGGCCACATTCGGTGTCGGTTTGATTCTTCAGCAGCTGGCCCGAAACATTTTCGGAGCTCCCGCAGTGGATGTCAGGGCACCGGAATTTCTCCGCGGAAACGTCGAAGTTCTAGGCGTCTTGGTGCCGACCGCGCGACTATTCATCCTGGCGCTGGCCATCGCATCAGTGACTGCACTAGCTGTGTTCCTAAATCGCACTGCCTGGGGCCGACGCATCCGCGCCGTGGTTCTGAACCGCGACCTCGCGGAAACCGCAGGTATTGATACCCGAGCTACTGACCGAATGACGTTCTTTGTGGGCTCCGGTCTTGCCGGAATCGCCGGGGTAGCTATCACATTGATTGGCGCGACCGGCCCCACCATCGGTCAGAACTACATCGTGGATGCCTTCCTTGTTGTTGCCGCCGGTGGCATCGGCCGGGTGAAGGGCGCTGTGATCATGGCTTTCGTGCTGGGAATTACTCAAGCATTCGTGGAATATACGACAGGTGCGAGCATCGCGAAGTTCATCGTGCTCATCGCTGTTGTTGCCTTCCTGCAGTTTAGGCCTCAAGGACTCTTCCAAACCCAAACTAGGAGCCTCGTATGA
- a CDS encoding peptide chain release factor 3, protein MSNANPDTTAAEAHRRRTFAVIAHPDAGKSTLTEALALHAHIISEAGATHGKAGRKATVSDWMEMEKDRGISIASSALQFEYAPEGHEGEPFMINLVDTPGHADFSEDTYRVLMAVDAAVMLIDAAKGLEPQTLQLFRVCKARGLPIITVINKWDRVGRTPLELVDEIVKEIELQPTPLFWPVGEAGDFRGLARINNDGEADEYIHFTRTAGGSTIAPEDFYTPEEAAAREGDVWENATEEAELLAADGAVHDQELFLNCTTSPLIFASAMLNFGVHQILDTLCQLAPAPAGRNADPKALEAATSAMDDHRDTTDDFSGVVFKVQAGMDKNHRDTLAFMRVVSGEFDRGMQITHSQSGRSFSTKYALTVFGRTRSTVETAFPGDIVGLVNAGSLAPGDTIFEGRKVQYAPMPKFAPEHFRILRAKSLGKYKQFRKALEQLDSEGVVQILKNDIRGDANPVMAAVGPMQFEVMQARMEVEYNVETIADPIPYSVARRTTAESASELAKQRGVEIFTRTDGELIALFSDKWRLSFIEKEHPDFVLDSLVAE, encoded by the coding sequence ATGAGCAACGCCAATCCCGACACCACCGCCGCCGAGGCACATCGCCGCAGAACATTCGCCGTAATCGCACACCCCGACGCCGGTAAATCCACCCTCACCGAGGCATTGGCGCTGCATGCACACATCATCTCCGAAGCCGGCGCCACCCACGGCAAAGCAGGCCGCAAAGCCACCGTTTCCGACTGGATGGAAATGGAAAAAGACCGCGGCATCTCCATCGCCTCCTCCGCACTCCAATTCGAGTACGCACCAGAAGGCCACGAAGGCGAACCCTTCATGATCAACCTCGTGGACACCCCAGGCCACGCCGACTTCTCCGAAGACACCTACCGCGTCCTCATGGCTGTCGACGCAGCAGTCATGCTTATCGACGCCGCCAAAGGCCTCGAACCCCAAACCCTCCAGCTCTTCCGCGTCTGCAAAGCCCGCGGCCTGCCAATCATCACCGTGATCAACAAATGGGACCGCGTCGGCCGCACCCCACTCGAGCTCGTCGACGAAATCGTCAAAGAAATCGAACTCCAACCGACCCCACTGTTCTGGCCAGTTGGTGAAGCCGGCGACTTCCGCGGCCTAGCCCGCATCAACAACGACGGCGAAGCCGACGAATACATCCACTTCACCCGCACCGCCGGTGGTTCCACCATCGCACCAGAAGATTTCTACACCCCTGAAGAAGCCGCTGCTCGCGAAGGTGACGTCTGGGAAAACGCAACAGAAGAAGCCGAACTTCTTGCTGCCGATGGCGCAGTCCACGACCAGGAACTCTTCCTCAACTGCACCACTTCCCCACTCATCTTCGCCTCTGCCATGCTGAACTTCGGCGTCCACCAAATCCTGGATACCCTGTGCCAACTCGCACCAGCTCCAGCCGGACGCAACGCCGATCCAAAGGCACTCGAAGCAGCAACCTCCGCAATGGATGACCACCGCGACACCACCGATGACTTCTCCGGAGTTGTCTTCAAGGTGCAAGCCGGCATGGATAAAAACCACCGCGACACCCTAGCATTCATGCGCGTTGTCTCCGGTGAATTCGACCGTGGCATGCAGATCACACACTCTCAATCAGGCCGTAGCTTCTCCACCAAATACGCCCTGACTGTCTTCGGCCGTACCCGCTCCACCGTGGAAACCGCCTTCCCTGGCGATATCGTTGGCCTCGTGAACGCTGGTTCCCTCGCCCCAGGCGACACCATCTTCGAAGGCCGCAAAGTCCAGTACGCACCAATGCCAAAATTCGCACCAGAACACTTCCGCATCCTGCGCGCCAAGTCCCTGGGCAAATACAAACAATTCCGCAAGGCTCTGGAGCAGCTGGATTCCGAAGGCGTTGTCCAGATCCTCAAAAACGATATTCGTGGCGATGCTAACCCAGTCATGGCTGCAGTCGGACCAATGCAGTTCGAAGTCATGCAAGCCCGCATGGAAGTCGAATACAACGTGGAAACCATCGCCGATCCAATTCCATACTCCGTGGCACGCCGTACCACTGCGGAATCCGCTTCAGAACTAGCAAAGCAGCGTGGCGTAGAAATCTTCACCCGCACCGATGGCGAGCTAATTGCTCTGTTCAGTGATAAGTGGCGCCTGTCCTTCATCGAGAAGGAACACCCAGATTTCGTACTGGATTCTTTGGTAGCTGAGTAG
- the urtC gene encoding urea ABC transporter permease subunit UrtC has protein sequence MSTQLKLKKPAKKKTTPKLSVVNAPTLRTAALGLAALAAVLLCAPLFLSTFQLTLMSRLVCYAIVAVGIGLAWGRGGMLTLGQGVFFGIGAYIMAMHMLYSDSQIFGTTVPQWWSIFANPAVALIAVVALPGIVAFVLGFSIFKRRIKGAYFAIVNQALAAAVVVLLVGQQDSLGGSNGLSGFRSFMGFAVYDPINRIMFYFTAVGVLLALVAISYWLMRSRYGELLVATRDAEERVRFLGYDPALIKTAAYVIAAMIAGIAGALFVPIVGIISPAEIGVVPSIVFVIAVAAGGRASLFGPVVGALVLGWVESTLAQTFPSMWSYFQGAILVLVIVLLPGGIASIKLSALKNKARKARKATS, from the coding sequence ATGAGCACTCAACTCAAGCTGAAGAAGCCCGCAAAGAAGAAAACTACGCCGAAACTTAGCGTCGTAAATGCTCCCACGCTGCGCACTGCGGCGTTGGGCCTGGCCGCGCTTGCTGCGGTATTGCTGTGCGCCCCGCTCTTTTTATCCACATTCCAGCTGACGTTGATGTCGCGCTTGGTGTGTTATGCGATCGTCGCAGTCGGCATCGGGCTGGCGTGGGGCAGAGGCGGCATGCTCACGCTGGGGCAGGGCGTGTTCTTTGGCATCGGCGCGTACATCATGGCCATGCATATGCTGTACAGCGATTCGCAGATTTTTGGGACTACAGTTCCGCAATGGTGGTCCATTTTTGCCAACCCGGCAGTCGCACTCATCGCAGTTGTGGCGCTTCCCGGCATCGTGGCTTTTGTGCTCGGCTTCTCCATTTTCAAACGACGCATCAAAGGCGCCTACTTTGCCATCGTGAACCAAGCGCTCGCCGCAGCTGTCGTGGTGTTGCTGGTCGGACAACAAGATTCCCTTGGAGGTTCCAATGGTCTTTCCGGATTTCGATCGTTCATGGGTTTTGCCGTCTACGACCCCATCAACCGCATCATGTTTTACTTCACCGCAGTGGGAGTTCTCTTGGCTTTGGTGGCTATCTCATATTGGCTCATGCGCAGCCGCTATGGAGAACTGCTCGTGGCCACCAGAGATGCAGAAGAACGCGTCCGATTCCTCGGATATGATCCCGCATTGATCAAAACCGCCGCATATGTCATTGCTGCGATGATTGCCGGAATCGCCGGAGCGCTGTTCGTGCCGATCGTGGGCATCATTTCACCCGCAGAAATCGGCGTGGTGCCATCAATCGTGTTCGTGATCGCCGTCGCCGCTGGTGGCAGGGCATCCCTATTCGGTCCCGTAGTTGGCGCGCTGGTGCTGGGCTGGGTGGAATCCACACTTGCTCAAACTTTCCCCAGCATGTGGTCCTATTTCCAGGGTGCGATCCTGGTTCTCGTGATCGTGTTGCTGCCGGGCGGAATTGCTTCAATTAAACTTTCCGCGCTCAAAAATAAAGCCAGGAAGGCCAGAAAGGCCACCTCATGA
- the urtE gene encoding urea ABC transporter ATP-binding subunit UrtE: protein MLEITNLCAGYGRTQVLHSLSIFTSSNGILSILGHNGAGKSTLLRTAVGLIKPTSGTVKLFGQDVTSLSTHERVKRGMAYVPQGQQSFTQLSCMENLQVVADLQGRVGKARIAEALDRFPALTQVLDRQAGLLSGGQRQQLAIARALITAPKLLLLDEPTEGIQPSVVAEIQQTIIDLAKDGMSIVLVEQNIGFALDAATSYAIVARGQIVESGQGAETTAEKQNKVRESLAI from the coding sequence ATGTTGGAAATCACTAATTTGTGTGCAGGTTATGGCCGCACGCAGGTACTTCATTCTCTTTCAATCTTCACGAGCAGCAACGGCATCCTGTCGATCCTTGGCCACAATGGCGCTGGTAAATCTACATTGCTGCGAACCGCAGTGGGCCTGATTAAGCCGACTTCGGGAACGGTCAAACTTTTTGGACAGGATGTCACCTCGTTGTCCACGCATGAGCGAGTAAAGCGCGGGATGGCTTATGTGCCGCAGGGCCAGCAGTCTTTTACGCAGCTTAGTTGCATGGAAAATTTGCAGGTGGTGGCGGATCTGCAGGGTCGTGTGGGCAAGGCACGCATCGCGGAGGCGCTTGATCGCTTTCCGGCGCTGACCCAGGTGCTGGACCGCCAAGCCGGCCTGTTGTCGGGTGGTCAGCGTCAGCAGCTTGCCATCGCCCGCGCGCTGATCACGGCGCCAAAGCTGTTGCTTCTCGACGAACCCACCGAGGGTATTCAACCTTCGGTGGTCGCTGAAATTCAGCAGACCATCATCGATTTGGCTAAGGACGGCATGAGCATTGTCCTGGTGGAGCAAAACATTGGTTTTGCATTGGATGCTGCAACAAGCTACGCCATTGTGGCGCGTGGCCAGATAGTGGAATCGGGGCAAGGCGCTGAAACTACCGCGGAGAAGCAGAATAAGGTGCGAGAATCCTTGGCAATTTAG
- a CDS encoding DUF2199 domain-containing protein, which produces MKPGHFHCEHCGVAHFGAPALNLKLPDPIIEAQACGYRVSTGSSVCQILYPKPKRHFIKSNIEISIDAGRKKLDYGGWVEVTHSDLITYLNYRNHMRKVRIPGLLASKFPGLEDAYGTPVLLTVKHEDMHPHFQPLEEETTIFQDYTNGISSKEADLRINSWMLATHGHFH; this is translated from the coding sequence ATGAAACCTGGCCATTTTCACTGCGAACACTGTGGCGTTGCACATTTCGGAGCACCTGCCCTCAATCTGAAACTCCCCGATCCGATAATTGAGGCACAAGCGTGTGGTTATCGAGTTTCTACAGGATCATCAGTGTGCCAAATCCTCTATCCCAAGCCGAAACGCCATTTCATCAAATCAAATATTGAAATCTCCATTGATGCGGGCAGGAAAAAACTTGACTATGGAGGCTGGGTAGAAGTTACGCATTCTGATCTGATCACATATCTGAATTATCGGAATCACATGAGAAAAGTTCGCATACCTGGACTTCTAGCTAGTAAATTTCCTGGCCTCGAGGATGCTTATGGAACACCAGTTTTACTAACAGTGAAACACGAAGATATGCACCCACATTTTCAGCCACTCGAAGAGGAAACAACCATATTTCAGGACTATACAAACGGCATCTCTTCGAAAGAGGCCGATTTAAGGATCAATAGTTGGATGCTCGCAACGCATGGACATTTCCACTAA
- the urtD gene encoding urea ABC transporter ATP-binding protein UrtD produces MSLKITNLKVAFGSFIAVNEISFQVLPGDVHFLIGANGAGKTTCIDAISGLAPGQGSVQLDGTEILGTPVHRIARMGVGRTFQTASVFEELSVLQNLDIACGIHRPLRALLGVRHRIDPRIEHALEVTGLADLVNAQAGTLSHGQKQWLEISMLLVQDAQVLMLDEPVAGMSEEERVATGELLQRVARGRVVLVVEHDMEFMRRFATRVTVMNRGTILCEGSVDEIQANPDVQSIYLGTAGK; encoded by the coding sequence ATGAGCCTTAAAATCACCAACCTCAAAGTCGCTTTCGGGTCGTTCATCGCCGTGAATGAGATTAGTTTTCAGGTGCTGCCCGGTGACGTCCACTTCCTCATCGGTGCCAACGGTGCAGGTAAAACCACCTGCATTGACGCGATCAGCGGGTTGGCGCCGGGGCAGGGATCAGTGCAGTTGGATGGCACTGAGATTCTAGGAACCCCTGTGCACCGCATTGCTCGGATGGGTGTGGGGCGAACGTTTCAGACCGCCAGCGTGTTTGAAGAATTGTCTGTGTTGCAGAATCTGGATATTGCGTGCGGGATTCATCGTCCGTTGCGGGCACTTCTCGGGGTGCGTCATCGGATTGATCCCCGAATTGAACACGCCCTGGAGGTCACGGGTCTTGCTGATCTGGTGAATGCTCAGGCGGGAACCTTGTCGCATGGGCAGAAACAGTGGCTGGAAATTTCAATGTTGCTGGTGCAGGATGCGCAGGTGCTCATGCTTGATGAGCCGGTGGCGGGCATGAGTGAGGAGGAGCGTGTCGCAACGGGTGAGCTTTTGCAGAGGGTTGCGCGGGGACGGGTGGTGTTGGTGGTGGAGCACGATATGGAGTTCATGCGTCGTTTTGCCACTCGCGTCACTGTGATGAATCGCGGCACGATCTTGTGTGAGGGGTCGGTCGATGAGATTCAGGCGAATCCGGATGTGCAGTCCATTTATTTAGGTACGGCAGGGAAGTGA
- a CDS encoding HNH endonuclease signature motif containing protein, which translates to MSITTHVQELTAALHAIDNRLTGMLAGPAAVTPAEYTALEPDLIALEKAINHHATIAAQAAALAERTNAAHTIGSTHLIDYLTTTFGLSKARAHHRITLAHSLYPKPTTPSPGSNGDKSNGGPDGSSNDDDSGDDDPDPEPEAEPGQEPASGSEPGTSGGAGTPEPTHPGGAHISAEKHAIITDELTHLNPNTTPSYKDLRDQALGQAIWRTPEDLRTWLRHQITTANTVYPNPITAMGKRYLALSKPDANNMVRIHGLIPASTAALITANTAPLTKRGDLVDIPASDDTRNRGQRYADALHHIMDTYNHGIVTPARGGTASIIISMTTDDIDDINHSDDSRKGDTSPLNTLYPTNTGYSLNLAEIMNLIAAKYDFAVLLDGATGQPLNVHRMQRNANLTQRIAVFASELVCSAPNCDRPQLECEIHHLDPWIRGGLTNLVNLTQQCFNHHPRNDDTRSGVNGKGFMDRDPVTGRVGHYPPGGDNGPVFNRSAAADASGGAWARHKHHGPPNQPPPKPPDTSSPPLHGPLRSEPSLADDDRLF; encoded by the coding sequence ATGAGTATCACTACACACGTTCAGGAACTCACCGCAGCACTCCATGCCATCGATAACCGCCTCACCGGCATGCTCGCTGGTCCCGCTGCGGTCACCCCTGCCGAGTACACAGCACTCGAACCCGACCTCATCGCCCTCGAAAAAGCCATCAATCACCACGCCACCATCGCAGCCCAAGCTGCTGCCCTGGCAGAGCGAACCAATGCCGCCCACACTATCGGTTCCACACACCTCATCGACTACCTCACCACCACCTTCGGTCTCTCCAAAGCACGCGCCCACCACCGCATCACCCTCGCACACTCCCTCTATCCCAAACCGACCACGCCTAGCCCTGGCAGTAACGGTGATAAGTCAAATGGCGGACCTGACGGTAGCTCAAATGATGATGACTCGGGTGATGATGACCCCGACCCAGAACCCGAAGCTGAACCCGGACAGGAGCCTGCATCAGGGTCTGAACCTGGAACTTCTGGTGGCGCTGGTACTCCTGAGCCCACTCACCCCGGTGGAGCACATATCAGCGCCGAAAAACACGCCATCATCACCGACGAACTCACACACCTCAACCCCAACACCACACCCAGTTATAAGGACCTACGCGACCAAGCGCTGGGCCAAGCCATCTGGCGCACCCCAGAAGACCTCCGCACCTGGCTGCGCCACCAAATCACCACAGCCAACACTGTCTACCCCAACCCCATCACCGCCATGGGCAAACGCTACCTCGCCCTGAGCAAACCCGATGCCAACAACATGGTCCGCATCCACGGACTCATCCCAGCAAGCACCGCAGCACTAATCACTGCGAACACTGCACCGCTGACCAAACGTGGTGACCTGGTCGATATCCCCGCAAGTGATGACACCCGTAACCGAGGGCAACGCTACGCCGATGCACTGCACCACATCATGGACACCTACAACCACGGCATTGTCACCCCAGCACGCGGAGGCACAGCCAGCATTATCATCTCCATGACCACTGATGATATTGATGACATCAACCACAGTGATGACTCTCGTAAAGGTGATACCAGCCCGTTGAACACGCTCTACCCCACCAACACCGGCTACTCCTTGAACCTAGCAGAGATCATGAACCTCATCGCCGCGAAATACGACTTCGCTGTATTACTGGACGGGGCTACCGGGCAGCCACTTAATGTCCACCGAATGCAACGCAATGCGAACCTGACCCAACGCATCGCCGTGTTCGCCTCAGAACTAGTGTGTTCTGCACCGAACTGTGACAGACCTCAGTTAGAGTGCGAGATCCATCATCTTGATCCCTGGATTCGAGGTGGGCTAACCAACCTAGTCAACCTGACGCAGCAGTGTTTTAACCATCATCCGCGCAATGATGACACGCGCAGTGGAGTCAATGGCAAGGGATTTATGGATCGTGATCCTGTGACTGGTCGAGTAGGGCATTATCCACCCGGTGGGGATAATGGTCCGGTGTTTAATCGCTCGGCGGCCGCTGATGCATCGGGTGGTGCGTGGGCGAGACACAAACACCACGGACCGCCAAATCAACCACCACCAAAACCGCCGGATACATCCAGCCCACCACTGCATGGGCCACTGAGATCTGAACCGAGTCTGGCTGATGATGATCGGCTGTTCTAG
- the urtA gene encoding urea ABC transporter substrate-binding protein has product MSRPIVKQAFTVTAVTAMAFALASCTRAVDATSADGTASNTAASCVDTSGDTIKIGFINSLSGTMAISETTVNQSLHMAADEINAAGGVLGKQLEISEEDGASEPATFAERSQRLIQQECVAAVFGGWTSASRKAMLPVFEGNNSLLFYPVQYEGMESSPNIFYTGATTNQQIIPALDYLRENGLNRLFLVGSDYVFPRTANSIIKDYAEANGMEIVGEDYAPLGSTDFTTIANRMRDSNADAVFNTLNGDSNVAFFRQYNSLGFNADTLPVMSVSIAEEEVGGIGTANIEGQLVAWDYYQTIDTPENETFVENFKDLYGQDKVTSDPMEAAYTSLYLWKEMVEKADSFDVAAIQAAADGTTFDAPEGTVVVDGDNHHISKTPRIGRIRPDGLIDTIWETDSPVDPDPYLSSYDWAKTTAATS; this is encoded by the coding sequence ATGTCCCGTCCAATCGTTAAACAAGCATTCACCGTCACCGCAGTCACCGCGATGGCTTTTGCCCTGGCATCATGCACCCGCGCAGTGGATGCAACCTCCGCAGATGGAACCGCGAGCAACACCGCAGCTTCCTGTGTGGATACATCCGGCGACACCATCAAAATCGGCTTCATCAACTCCCTGTCCGGCACGATGGCTATCTCTGAAACCACGGTGAACCAATCCCTGCACATGGCAGCCGATGAAATCAACGCAGCCGGCGGCGTTTTGGGCAAGCAGTTGGAGATCTCTGAAGAAGACGGCGCCAGTGAACCCGCCACCTTCGCCGAGCGCTCCCAGCGCCTCATCCAGCAGGAATGCGTTGCAGCCGTGTTTGGTGGATGGACCTCCGCCTCCCGCAAAGCAATGCTTCCCGTCTTTGAGGGCAATAACTCCCTGCTGTTCTACCCGGTGCAGTACGAGGGCATGGAATCCTCGCCGAATATTTTCTATACCGGCGCCACCACCAACCAGCAGATCATCCCGGCTCTTGATTACCTGCGTGAAAACGGCCTGAACCGCCTTTTCCTTGTCGGTTCCGATTATGTTTTCCCACGCACTGCAAATTCCATCATCAAGGACTACGCCGAAGCCAATGGTATGGAAATCGTCGGCGAAGACTACGCGCCGTTGGGATCCACCGACTTCACCACCATCGCCAACCGCATGCGTGATTCCAACGCAGATGCCGTGTTTAACACTTTGAATGGCGATTCCAACGTGGCGTTCTTCCGCCAGTACAACAGCCTCGGCTTCAATGCAGACACCCTTCCGGTGATGTCAGTATCCATTGCGGAAGAAGAAGTCGGAGGCATCGGCACCGCAAATATTGAGGGCCAGCTGGTGGCGTGGGACTACTACCAAACCATTGACACCCCAGAAAACGAGACCTTCGTGGAGAATTTCAAGGACCTCTACGGCCAGGACAAAGTGACCTCTGACCCGATGGAAGCTGCTTACACTAGCCTCTACCTCTGGAAAGAAATGGTAGAGAAGGCCGATTCCTTTGATGTCGCCGCAATTCAAGCAGCCGCCGACGGAACCACTTTTGATGCACCAGAAGGAACCGTGGTGGTTGACGGCGATAACCACCACATCTCCAAAACACCGCGCATCGGTCGAATCCGCCCGGATGGATTGATCGACACCATTTGGGAAACCGATTCCCCAGTTGATCCGGACCCATACCTGTCTTCCTATGACTGGGCCAAGACCACCGCTGCGACTTCCTAA
- the rraA gene encoding ribonuclease E activity regulator RraA — MDMTQNFPQFIATADLVDIIGEDAQSCDSQFRNFGGLIDFHGPITTVKCFQDNALLKSILSEDSEGGVLVIDGAGSIHTALVGDIIAGLGKDHGWSGVIVNGAIRDSAVIGTMDFGCKALGSNPRKSTKTGAGERDVVVTIGGIDFTPGHYAYADSDGIIVVESPVQQ; from the coding sequence GTGGACATGACCCAAAATTTCCCACAATTTATTGCCACGGCAGATCTTGTCGACATTATCGGTGAAGATGCACAATCTTGCGATAGTCAATTTCGAAACTTTGGAGGGCTTATTGATTTCCATGGTCCGATCACGACAGTGAAATGTTTTCAGGACAATGCGCTTTTAAAATCCATTTTAAGTGAAGATAGTGAAGGTGGAGTGCTGGTCATCGATGGTGCAGGATCAATCCATACCGCGTTGGTCGGTGACATAATTGCAGGGCTCGGAAAAGATCATGGATGGTCTGGGGTCATCGTCAACGGTGCAATTCGTGATTCTGCAGTGATCGGAACCATGGACTTTGGCTGTAAAGCGTTAGGGAGTAATCCACGCAAATCTACCAAGACTGGTGCGGGGGAGCGGGATGTAGTTGTGACGATCGGCGGCATTGATTTCACTCCTGGACATTATGCCTATGCAGACTCTGACGGAATTATTGTTGTGGAATCCCCCGTGCAACAGTAA